One Echinicola strongylocentroti DNA window includes the following coding sequences:
- a CDS encoding inositol monophosphatase family protein, which produces MELNELLDNTIAIAKEAGAFIRKERQRFDLKKVEHKGFNDLVSYVDKEAEKIVVSGLQAILPEAGFITEEGTINKEGELYNWIVDPLDGTTNFVHGVPVFSVSIALMKEEEIILGVVYEVNNNECFYATKGGGAFCNDTAINVSPTKDMAGSLIATGFPYSAFDEVDKYLALLKDIIQHSHGIRRMGSAAVDLCYVAAGRMDGYFEYNLNSYDVAGGVIILQEAGGKVSDFKGGDNYIFGRELVGSNEKTHGELLEMVRKYW; this is translated from the coding sequence ATGGAATTAAACGAACTTTTAGACAACACCATTGCCATTGCCAAAGAGGCAGGCGCTTTTATCAGAAAAGAAAGACAGCGTTTTGATCTTAAAAAAGTAGAACATAAGGGCTTCAATGATTTGGTGTCTTATGTGGACAAGGAAGCCGAAAAAATAGTAGTGAGCGGGCTACAGGCCATACTGCCTGAAGCTGGTTTTATCACAGAGGAAGGCACTATCAATAAAGAGGGCGAACTATACAACTGGATAGTAGATCCCTTGGATGGTACCACCAACTTTGTTCATGGGGTACCCGTGTTTTCGGTGAGTATAGCACTTATGAAAGAAGAAGAGATCATTTTAGGTGTAGTATATGAGGTGAACAATAATGAGTGCTTTTACGCCACGAAAGGAGGAGGCGCTTTCTGTAACGACACGGCTATAAATGTAAGCCCTACAAAAGACATGGCAGGCAGCTTGATAGCGACAGGCTTCCCTTATAGTGCCTTTGATGAGGTAGATAAATACTTGGCATTACTGAAAGATATCATTCAGCATTCGCACGGTATCAGAAGAATGGGCAGTGCTGCAGTGGACCTTTGCTATGTGGCGGCAGGCCGAATGGATGGATACTTTGAATATAACCTCAACTCCTACGATGTGGCCGGAGGGGTGATCATACTACAGGAGGCCGGTGGAAAGGTGAGTGATTTTAAAGGTGGAGATAATTATATCTTTGGTAGAGAATTGGTGGGGAGCAACGAAAAAACCCACGGAGAATTGCTGGAGATGGTGAGAAAATACTGGTGA
- the rsmI gene encoding 16S rRNA (cytidine(1402)-2'-O)-methyltransferase, producing the protein MTEDKKPHLFLVPTPIGNLKDITLRAIEVLKQVDVILAEDTRTTGKLLKHLEIQRPLQSYHIFNEHKTVERLVGRMEAGEQFALVSDAGTPAISDPGFLLVRAAREAGLEVNCLPGATAFVPALVNSALPNDRFVFEGFLPHKKGRKTRLENLMEEARTMIFYESPHRLLKTLLQFKETFGGDRLACVSRELTKMYEENIRGSLEELITYYQENTIKGEIVITVAGKN; encoded by the coding sequence ATGACAGAGGATAAGAAGCCCCACTTGTTTTTGGTACCTACACCGATCGGCAATCTCAAGGACATTACCCTAAGGGCTATTGAAGTATTAAAACAGGTAGATGTGATCTTGGCGGAAGATACCCGTACCACTGGGAAGCTGTTGAAGCACCTTGAGATCCAGCGCCCCCTACAGAGCTACCATATTTTCAACGAACACAAAACCGTGGAGAGACTGGTAGGAAGAATGGAAGCTGGTGAACAGTTTGCGCTTGTCAGTGATGCTGGGACACCTGCCATATCCGATCCTGGTTTTTTACTTGTCAGGGCCGCTAGGGAAGCAGGGCTTGAGGTAAATTGCCTCCCCGGAGCCACGGCCTTTGTGCCCGCTCTGGTCAATTCTGCCTTGCCTAATGACCGATTTGTATTTGAAGGCTTCCTGCCCCATAAAAAAGGTCGAAAGACGCGCCTTGAGAATTTGATGGAAGAAGCCCGTACCATGATCTTTTATGAGTCCCCTCACCGTCTTTTGAAGACCCTTCTTCAGTTTAAGGAAACCTTCGGGGGAGATAGGCTCGCCTGCGTCTCACGTGAGCTTACCAAAATGTACGAGGAGAATATACGGGGCAGTTTGGAAGAGTTAATAACATATTATCAAGAGAATACCATAAAAGGAGAAATAGTCATCACTGTAGCAGGAAAAAATTAA
- a CDS encoding 4a-hydroxytetrahydrobiopterin dehydratase — MWEEKNNQLVREFEFSDFQEAFAFMTRVAFLAESQGHHPNWSNVYNKVSIALTTHDEGNAVTEKDKKLASAIDELI, encoded by the coding sequence ATGTGGGAAGAAAAAAACAACCAATTAGTAAGAGAATTTGAATTTTCGGATTTTCAAGAGGCCTTTGCTTTTATGACGAGAGTGGCCTTCCTAGCAGAATCCCAAGGCCATCACCCTAACTGGAGCAATGTGTACAATAAAGTGAGTATAGCGCTTACCACACATGATGAGGGGAATGCAGTCACTGAAAAAGACAAAAAACTGGCTTCAGCCATCGATGAACTGATCTAA
- a CDS encoding DUF493 family protein, producing the protein MMKKEFNKAAFKEKLDEQTTFPALYMFKFIVPKGKEDQVKELLPKHEVVFKESAKGTYVSATIKAMMRDSEAIMAVYDRASKIEGIISL; encoded by the coding sequence ATGATGAAGAAAGAGTTTAACAAGGCGGCTTTTAAAGAAAAGCTAGATGAGCAGACCACCTTTCCGGCATTATATATGTTTAAGTTTATAGTGCCCAAAGGCAAAGAAGACCAAGTGAAGGAGTTGTTGCCGAAGCACGAGGTGGTCTTTAAGGAGTCAGCAAAGGGAACGTACGTGAGCGCCACTATCAAGGCCATGATGAGGGACAGTGAGGCGATCATGGCGGTGTACGACCGTGCTTCCAAGATCGAAGGAATTATTTCGCTATAA
- a CDS encoding SurA N-terminal domain-containing protein translates to MALIKEIRQRTGLAIGVIAVGLILFLVGGDLLGPNSMLLGGRDTVVGEINGEEISYEEYIGQVERFKQNYVQNSGRNPTENEMYSIREQAWQAMVVKRVFSEQYEELGMTISDAELVDMVQGKNIVGELRQQLTNPETGQFDRQQLISFLQSLESASPQQRAFWAQQEQTFADSRLRIKYDNLLASSSYATKAQGEEQYKTQNTIADIGHLFVPYYAVSDSEVTITDADLESYLSEHREEFEAQNTRDISYVSFDLHPSGADSAAVIDEISQLTEELRATDNDSVFVLRNSEISNPYRTFLPGESLPADFSSNVDDPQVGEVYGPFITSRSTYVTYKLSGKSEGTPRMRASHILFSTQGMDDAAKAGAKAQAEQVLAELEEGGNFFAAAQQYGQDGTAQRGGDLGWFAKEDFVEPFAEAVFDRDETGLLGDLVETEYGYHIINVTELPKTETVKLAILERELIPSDATRNEVFRNADMFASGTGNAEEFKSNAEADGYRVMEADGLAANARTVNNLTGAREVVRWAFNDASVGGVSSVFELENAYVVATLKGKTEEGDVTLDQVRGVVRDEVLREKKFQIIKEKLSGKSTLEDMKAVFSNEASIGTAPSLKLSENTIPGVGFAPKAIGAVFGLENGQITAPIKEDIGVIVAKLNSKTPAGEVADYTMYQNQLQANGQQRTAYMIMMAAEELAEVKDYRYKFF, encoded by the coding sequence ATGGCTTTAATAAAAGAAATTAGACAGAGAACAGGTCTGGCGATCGGTGTGATTGCGGTAGGGTTGATACTTTTCCTTGTAGGGGGAGATTTATTAGGCCCCAATTCAATGCTCTTGGGTGGTAGAGATACCGTTGTGGGAGAGATCAATGGGGAAGAGATTTCCTATGAAGAGTATATTGGCCAAGTGGAGCGCTTCAAGCAAAACTATGTGCAGAACTCAGGGAGAAACCCAACAGAAAATGAGATGTACAGCATTCGTGAGCAAGCTTGGCAAGCCATGGTGGTGAAGCGTGTGTTTTCTGAGCAATACGAAGAACTGGGAATGACCATTTCCGATGCGGAGTTGGTTGATATGGTACAGGGCAAGAACATCGTAGGCGAGCTTCGTCAACAACTTACCAATCCCGAAACAGGGCAGTTTGATAGACAGCAACTGATTTCTTTCCTGCAATCACTCGAATCCGCTTCGCCCCAGCAGCGAGCGTTTTGGGCCCAACAAGAACAGACTTTTGCTGATTCCCGGTTGAGGATCAAATATGACAATCTGCTGGCTTCTTCCTCTTATGCCACCAAGGCTCAGGGTGAAGAACAGTACAAGACGCAAAATACCATTGCTGATATTGGGCATTTGTTTGTCCCTTATTATGCTGTATCCGATTCGGAAGTGACCATTACAGATGCTGATCTGGAAAGTTACCTTTCTGAACACAGAGAGGAGTTCGAAGCACAGAATACGAGAGATATATCTTATGTATCCTTTGACCTCCATCCTAGTGGAGCAGATTCTGCCGCTGTGATCGATGAGATCAGCCAATTGACAGAAGAGCTTCGAGCCACTGACAACGATTCTGTTTTTGTGTTGAGAAACTCAGAAATCAGTAATCCCTACAGAACCTTTCTCCCCGGAGAGAGCTTGCCGGCGGATTTTTCTTCTAACGTAGATGATCCGCAAGTAGGCGAGGTTTATGGCCCGTTCATTACGAGCAGAAGTACGTATGTGACTTATAAGCTTTCTGGCAAATCTGAAGGTACTCCACGTATGAGGGCAAGTCATATTCTATTCAGTACCCAAGGGATGGATGATGCTGCTAAAGCCGGAGCTAAAGCACAGGCCGAGCAAGTTTTGGCGGAATTGGAAGAAGGTGGAAACTTCTTCGCAGCAGCGCAGCAGTATGGTCAGGATGGAACTGCCCAAAGAGGCGGTGACCTTGGCTGGTTTGCAAAAGAGGATTTTGTAGAGCCATTTGCCGAAGCAGTATTTGACAGAGATGAAACCGGTCTTTTGGGTGACTTGGTAGAGACCGAATATGGCTACCATATTATCAATGTGACCGAGTTGCCTAAAACCGAGACCGTCAAGTTGGCCATTCTGGAGCGTGAGCTTATCCCAAGTGATGCCACACGTAATGAAGTCTTCAGGAACGCAGACATGTTTGCGTCAGGCACAGGTAATGCCGAAGAATTCAAATCCAATGCAGAAGCTGATGGTTATCGTGTCATGGAGGCCGATGGCCTTGCTGCCAATGCAAGAACTGTCAATAACCTTACTGGTGCGCGAGAGGTGGTTAGATGGGCTTTTAATGATGCCTCTGTAGGCGGTGTGTCTTCTGTGTTTGAGCTTGAAAACGCCTATGTCGTAGCCACTCTGAAAGGTAAAACTGAAGAAGGAGATGTGACCTTGGATCAAGTTAGGGGAGTAGTAAGGGATGAAGTTCTAAGAGAAAAGAAATTTCAAATAATAAAAGAGAAGCTTTCAGGAAAAAGTACCTTGGAAGATATGAAAGCGGTGTTCTCTAATGAAGCTTCTATCGGAACAGCTCCTAGTTTGAAGCTTAGTGAGAATACTATTCCAGGAGTAGGTTTTGCGCCAAAAGCCATAGGAGCTGTGTTTGGCTTGGAAAACGGACAAATCACAGCGCCTATCAAAGAAGATATCGGCGTCATCGTAGCCAAATTGAACAGCAAAACTCCAGCAGGAGAAGTCGCTGACTATACGATGTACCAAAACCAACTACAGGCCAACGGACAGCAACGAACTGCCTACATGATCATGATGGCCGCTGAGGAATTGGCCGAGGTGAAAGATTATAGATACAAGTTCTTCTAA